The following coding sequences lie in one Delphinus delphis chromosome 9, mDelDel1.2, whole genome shotgun sequence genomic window:
- the MRPS33 gene encoding small ribosomal subunit protein mS33: MSSLSEYALRMSRLSARLFGEVARPADSKSMKVVKLFSEQPLAKRKETYDWYPNHNTYFALMGTLRFLGLYRDEHQDFKDEQRRLKKLRGKGKPRKGEGKRAAKRK; encoded by the exons ATGTCGTCACTTTCAGAATATGCCTTGCGCATGAGTCGTCTCAGTGCCCGGCTGTTTGGTGAAGTTGCCAGGCCTGCTGATTCCAAATCCATGAAAGTGGTGAAGCTGTTCAGCGAGCAGCCTTTGGCCAAGAGGAAGGAGACTTATGACTGGTATCCTAATCACAACACTTATTTTGCACTCATGGGGACACTACGTTTTCTTGGACTCTACAG agATGAGCATCAGGACTTTAAGGATGAGCAGCGGCGTCTGAAGAAGCTTCGTGGAAAGGGGAAAccaaggaaaggagaagggaagagagcaGCAAAAAGGAAATAG